The Arachis duranensis cultivar V14167 chromosome 2, aradu.V14167.gnm2.J7QH, whole genome shotgun sequence genome has a window encoding:
- the LOC127744881 gene encoding uncharacterized protein LOC127744881, whose product MTALWRAKRGVSDTVVDCGVVECGVWRELLSGLGVQVRLAWSSTWGCDKKARRFNRDTSTNLHADPFQILHQWRISALVQSHRTSVAPLPGSSPSHPFQWIFSVTLSSVPPPPPPSPLLPLFDCSSEFSSSSAAATTACVARSLSIIPCIARAPSLLLLRVQFFCANFSFYHMLVSRNRWFS is encoded by the exons ATGACAGCTTTGTGGAGGGCGAAAAGAGGAGTTTCCGACACTGTTGTAGATTGTGGGGTGGTCGAGTGTGGAGTGTGGAGAGAGTTACTGAGTGGTTTAGGGGTTCAAGTGAGGTTGGCTTGGTCATCTACTTGGG gtTGTGACAAAAAGGCTCGGCGTTTCAATCGCGATACTTCAACAAATCTCCACGCTGATCCCTTCCAAATCCTCCATCAGTGGCGCATCTCAGCTTTGGTTCAGTCGCACCGAACCTCCGTTGCACCCCTTCCCGGATCTTCTCCGTCACACCCCTTCCAATGGATCTTCTCCGTCACGCTCTCTTCCGtccctcctcctcctccgccGTCGCCTCTACTGCCATTGTTCGATTGTTCCTCTGAGTTTTCATCTTCTTCCGCCGCTGCCACCACCGCTTGCGTCGCACGATCTCTCTCTATCATCCCTTGCATCGCACGAGCCCCCTCCTTGCTGTTGCTTAGGGTTCAATTTTTCTGTGCCAATTTTAG TTTCTATCACATGCTGGTATCTCGAAACAGATG GTTCAGCTGA